A window from Ignavibacteriota bacterium encodes these proteins:
- a CDS encoding SUF system Fe-S cluster assembly protein — MDKGYLEQKIISVLETVYDPEIPVNIYELGMIYNIKIDDGANVEIMMTLTSPACPVAESLPGEVRQRIKEIENVNDVKINLVWEPPWNKDMMSDEAKLNLGFL, encoded by the coding sequence ATTGATAAAGGATATTTAGAGCAAAAAATAATTTCTGTTTTAGAAACTGTTTATGATCCGGAAATTCCCGTAAACATTTACGAACTTGGTATGATTTACAATATTAAAATAGATGATGGTGCTAATGTTGAAATCATGATGACACTAACTTCACCAGCATGCCCGGTTGCTGAAAGTTTACCCGGAGAAGTAAGGCAACGAATTAAAGAAATTGAAAATGTTAATGATGTAAAAATTAATTTAGTCTGGGAACCTCCATGGAATAAGGATATGATGAGTGATGAAGCAAAATTAAATTTAGGATTTTTATAA
- a CDS encoding cysteine desulfurase: protein MDNAATSQKPQSVIDAITNYYTYENANIHRGLHFLSELATESYESARLKIKEFLNAMSVSEIIFVRGATEGINLVSNSLCRANYFSEGDEIIISYMEHHSNIVPWQLLCERKNLILKVVPVNDSGEFIFEEFEKLISPKTKLVSVVHISNALGTINPVKEIVKKAHEFNIPVLLDGAQAVSHVKVDVQDLDCDFYVFSGHKVFGPTGIGVLYGKTEFLDKMPPFQGGGDMIREVTFEGTTYDDLPQKFEAGTPNIVGGIALGTAIDYLTSFNSEDIALHEDKLLKYATDRLLQIEGLKIIGTAKEKASVVSFVIKGIHPYDIGTIIDTDGIAIRTGHHCTMPLIKRFGQPATARASFSMYNKIEEIDQLYSALLKVKKMFS from the coding sequence TTGGATAATGCCGCAACTTCACAAAAACCTCAATCTGTAATTGATGCTATTACAAATTATTACACTTACGAAAATGCCAATATTCATAGGGGTTTGCATTTCTTAAGTGAACTGGCGACTGAATCTTATGAAAGTGCTCGTTTAAAAATAAAAGAGTTTTTAAATGCAATGAGTGTTTCGGAAATAATTTTTGTTCGAGGAGCAACGGAAGGAATAAATTTAGTATCTAATTCACTTTGCAGAGCAAATTATTTTTCCGAAGGTGACGAAATTATAATTTCGTATATGGAACATCATTCTAATATTGTCCCTTGGCAATTACTTTGTGAAAGAAAAAATTTAATTCTAAAAGTGGTTCCAGTTAATGATAGCGGTGAATTTATATTTGAAGAATTTGAAAAATTAATATCACCTAAAACAAAACTTGTTTCGGTTGTTCATATTTCAAATGCATTGGGTACAATAAATCCGGTTAAAGAAATTGTAAAGAAAGCTCACGAATTTAATATCCCAGTTTTGTTAGATGGAGCCCAAGCAGTTTCTCATGTTAAGGTTGATGTTCAAGATTTGGATTGTGATTTTTATGTTTTTTCCGGACATAAAGTTTTTGGTCCTACCGGCATTGGAGTTCTTTATGGTAAGACAGAATTTTTAGATAAAATGCCTCCATTTCAAGGTGGCGGCGATATGATTAGAGAAGTTACGTTTGAAGGGACAACTTATGATGATCTCCCGCAAAAATTTGAAGCTGGAACTCCGAATATTGTTGGAGGAATTGCTCTGGGAACAGCTATTGATTATTTAACCTCATTCAACTCCGAAGATATTGCTCTACATGAAGATAAATTATTAAAGTATGCAACCGATAGACTGCTTCAGATTGAAGGATTGAAAATTATTGGAACTGCAAAAGAAAAAGCTTCAGTTGTGTCATTCGTTATTAAAGGAATTCACCCTTATGATATTGGGACAATAATTGATACGGACGGAATTGCAATAAGAACCGGACACCATTGCACAATGCCACTTATTAAGAGATTTGGTCAACCGGCGACTGCAAGAGCATCATTTTCAATGTACAATAAAATTGAAGAAATTGATCAATTGTATTCTGCACTTTTAAAAGTTAAAAAAATGTTTTCTTAG
- a CDS encoding SufD family Fe-S cluster assembly protein, whose amino-acid sequence MARNDINTKLDGENIECHLFGLYLGNDEQHIDNHTFINHAKPNCMSNELYKGILDDKAKGVFSGKILVDRIAQKTNAFQSNKSVLLSNEASIDAKPQLKFMQMM is encoded by the coding sequence ATTGCAAGAAACGATATTAACACAAAATTAGATGGCGAAAATATTGAATGCCATCTTTTTGGATTATACTTAGGAAATGATGAACAGCATATTGATAACCATACTTTTATAAATCATGCAAAACCAAATTGTATGAGCAATGAATTATATAAAGGTATTTTGGATGATAAAGCTAAAGGAGTGTTTTCCGGGAAAATATTAGTTGATCGAATTGCTCAGAAAACAAATGCGTTTCAGTCAAATAAATCAGTACTGCTTTCAAATGAAGCCAGCATTGATGCAAAACCGCAACTGAAATTTATGCAGATGATGTAA
- the sufC gene encoding Fe-S cluster assembly ATPase SufC, with product MLKGIDLGVNAGEIHAIMGPNRSGKSTLANVLAGNEAYEVTEGEIIFNEKNIVEMEPDVRAREGLFLAFQDPIEIPGVSNSVFLKTAINEIRKHNNQEEISAKDFLNLIKEKANILGMDSALISRSVNQGFSGGEKKRNEILQLLTLNPKLAVLDETDSGLDIDALKIVAHGVNKFKNKENAVILVTHYQRLLDYIVPDFVHVLYKGKIVKSGDKNLALELEERGYDWIIKEQTELV from the coding sequence ATACTAAAAGGAATTGATTTAGGTGTTAATGCCGGAGAAATCCATGCTATTATGGGTCCAAACCGATCTGGTAAAAGTACCCTTGCAAATGTATTAGCCGGAAACGAAGCTTACGAAGTTACCGAAGGTGAAATTATTTTTAATGAAAAAAATATTGTTGAAATGGAACCGGATGTTAGAGCCCGCGAAGGATTATTTCTAGCCTTCCAAGATCCAATTGAAATTCCGGGTGTTAGTAATTCCGTATTTTTAAAAACCGCAATAAATGAAATTAGAAAGCATAACAATCAAGAAGAAATTTCCGCAAAAGATTTCTTAAATCTTATAAAGGAAAAAGCAAATATCTTAGGAATGGATAGCGCATTAATTAGTCGTTCGGTAAATCAAGGATTTTCAGGCGGTGAGAAAAAACGCAATGAAATTTTACAACTTTTAACTCTTAATCCAAAGCTCGCAGTACTTGATGAAACTGATTCCGGTCTTGATATTGATGCACTCAAAATTGTTGCGCATGGTGTAAATAAATTCAAAAATAAAGAAAATGCTGTAATTCTTGTAACTCATTATCAAAGACTGCTTGATTATATCGTTCCGGATTTTGTTCATGTTTTATATAAAGGTAAAATTGTAAAATCCGGTGATAAAAATTTAGCTCTTGAATTAGAAGAAAGAGGTTACGATTGGATAATAAAAGAACAAACTGAATTGGTTTAG
- a CDS encoding RNA methyltransferase, with the protein MQQIIIKLRVNNLVNTIEILKQNGYWIVGSKLGNSQNYTSIDYKQPIALIIGNEEKGIRHLISEKCDFLAEIPMQEKIQSLNVSVATGVLLFEILRSRNN; encoded by the coding sequence GTGCAACAAATCATAATAAAATTGCGAGTAAATAATCTTGTAAACACAATTGAAATTCTAAAGCAAAATGGATATTGGATTGTTGGATCAAAACTTGGCAATTCTCAAAATTATACTTCAATAGATTACAAACAACCAATCGCATTAATTATTGGAAATGAAGAAAAAGGAATTCGACATTTAATTTCTGAGAAGTGTGATTTTCTTGCAGAAATTCCGATGCAAGAAAAAATTCAAAGTCTTAATGTTTCAGTTGCAACCGGTGTTTTACTTTTTGAAATTTTACGATCGAGAAATAATTAA
- a CDS encoding ATP phosphoribosyltransferase regulatory subunit codes for MGDNTDIVSKEMYSFFDRSENNLTLKPEMTASVVRAFIEHSLGKQTGLNKLFYISPMFRQERPQAGRLRQFHQFGIEALGSYNPALDAEVIPAAFNILEKLGLKILK; via the coding sequence ATTGGAGACAACACAGATATTGTTAGTAAAGAAATGTATTCGTTTTTTGATAGAAGTGAAAACAATTTAACACTAAAACCGGAAATGACTGCATCGGTTGTTCGCGCGTTTATTGAACATTCTTTGGGAAAACAAACGGGATTGAATAAATTATTTTATATTTCTCCGATGTTTCGTCAAGAACGACCGCAAGCCGGAAGATTAAGACAATTTCATCAATTTGGAATTGAAGCTTTGGGAAGCTACAATCCCGCATTGGATGCTGAAGTAATTCCGGCTGCATTTAATATTTTAGAAAAATTAGGATTGAAAATATTGAAGTAA
- a CDS encoding PTS sugar transporter subunit IIA, translating to MIYLKDERILDIKEVKESVHEREKIMSTGIGHGFGIPHCKTNKVTEILAAFGKTKSPIDFESLDGSPVNLILLIGRDNLVAPSY from the coding sequence TTGATTTATTTAAAAGATGAAAGAATTCTTGATATAAAAGAAGTTAAAGAAAGCGTTCACGAAAGAGAAAAAATTATGTCCACCGGTATTGGTCATGGTTTTGGAATTCCTCATTGCAAAACAAATAAAGTTACAGAAATTTTAGCAGCATTTGGTAAAACAAAATCTCCAATCGATTTTGAATCGTTGGATGGTTCTCCGGTAAATTTAATTTTATTAATCGGAAGAGATAATTTAGTTGCTCCCTCATATTAA
- a CDS encoding aspartate/glutamate racemase family protein, which yields MISITETLKKQNLRIIITDSGLGGLSVHALIDKKLRINNDKQIELIYFNSFAGGNLGYNSLKNTNDKLLIFESALKGMMKLNPDIIIIACNTLSVLFNQTKMFKEIEIPVIGIVESGIEMVLEKINAVSDYNIIIVGTETTISSNQHKTKLVQHGINENKIVNQVCENLESEIQINPNSKIVEKLIAGIY from the coding sequence ATGATAAGTATTACTGAGACTTTAAAAAAGCAAAATTTAAGAATAATTATTACAGATTCCGGATTGGGCGGACTTTCTGTCCACGCATTAATTGACAAAAAGTTGAGAATTAATAATGATAAACAAATTGAGTTAATTTATTTCAATTCATTTGCCGGTGGAAATTTAGGATACAATAGTTTAAAAAACACAAACGACAAACTTCTGATTTTTGAATCTGCTCTAAAGGGAATGATGAAGTTAAATCCCGATATTATTATAATTGCTTGTAACACACTTTCAGTTTTGTTTAATCAAACAAAAATGTTTAAGGAAATTGAAATTCCCGTTATTGGAATTGTTGAAAGTGGAATTGAAATGGTTTTGGAAAAAATAAATGCCGTATCTGATTATAATATTATAATTGTTGGAACAGAAACCACAATAAGTTCAAATCAACATAAAACAAAGTTAGTTCAACATGGAATTAATGAAAATAAAATCGTAAATCAAGTTTGTGAAAATCTAGAAAGTGAAATTCAGATTAATCCGAATAGCAAAATTGTGGAAAAACTAATTGCGGGTATTTATTAG
- a CDS encoding DUF1905 domain-containing protein encodes MKKYKFNAEIMLKENGAFVYFPYDVIKEFGTKGQVKVKAKFNGVKYRGSLAPMGMEFHLLGIKKEIRDAIKKDIGDIIEVIVEQDLEPRIVEVLKDFQSALNKNNSAKEIFEKFAYTHRKEYVRWIEEAKKEETRNKRIAKAIEMISVGKKFS; translated from the coding sequence ATGAAAAAGTATAAGTTTAACGCAGAAATAATGTTAAAGGAAAATGGAGCATTTGTTTATTTTCCTTATGACGTTATTAAGGAATTTGGGACCAAAGGTCAAGTTAAAGTAAAAGCTAAATTTAATGGTGTTAAATATCGCGGATCTTTAGCTCCAATGGGAATGGAATTTCACTTGCTTGGAATTAAAAAAGAAATTCGAGATGCAATTAAAAAAGATATTGGAGATATTATTGAAGTTATTGTTGAACAAGATTTAGAACCAAGAATTGTTGAAGTTCTAAAAGATTTTCAATCTGCTTTAAATAAAAATAATTCGGCAAAAGAAATTTTTGAAAAATTTGCCTATACTCACCGTAAAGAATATGTTCGCTGGATTGAAGAAGCAAAAAAGGAAGAAACAAGAAATAAGCGAATTGCAAAAGCAATAGAAATGATTTCCGTAGGTAAGAAATTTTCTTGA
- a CDS encoding M20/M25/M40 family metallo-hydrolase has product MNSFRLIELFLKLASIDGVSGNEKGVANYIKNFLINLGYFVEEDSASEFTNSNTNNLICKIGDGGNFIMLSHMDTARPTENLKPIILEDKIVSSGDTVLGVDNRAGIAILLFALEKISKENIPVKDFTIAFTTCEETTLFGSKYLGINGKINHAFIFDSGYRPGNFIFSSCGDLGFKIKIFGKASHSGIAPEKGINALQVAANAISKLQLGRIDDDCTMNIGLLKSGSAVNVIPEYAELEGEIRSFDVEKVKKQFDDTIKIFESESVKLNAKIEYEYFWDFKPFTISENSRVFQEVKNAIEKVNLTPIPKISLGGSDANSLNERGIDAINLGIGAQNPHSNDEFIYIEDLVKSAEIALELIKK; this is encoded by the coding sequence ATGAATTCATTCAGACTAATAGAATTGTTTTTAAAACTTGCCAGCATTGATGGGGTTTCTGGAAACGAGAAAGGTGTTGCAAACTATATTAAGAATTTTTTAATCAATTTGGGTTATTTTGTTGAAGAAGATTCTGCCTCGGAATTTACAAATAGTAACACTAACAATTTAATTTGCAAAATTGGTGATGGCGGCAATTTTATTATGCTTTCTCATATGGATACAGCGCGACCAACCGAAAATTTAAAACCAATAATTCTTGAAGATAAAATTGTTTCATCGGGCGATACTGTTTTGGGCGTTGATAACAGAGCGGGAATTGCAATTTTACTTTTTGCATTGGAAAAAATTTCAAAAGAAAATATTCCAGTAAAAGATTTTACAATTGCGTTTACAACTTGCGAAGAAACTACTTTGTTCGGTTCAAAATATTTGGGAATAAATGGAAAAATAAATCACGCATTTATTTTTGATTCCGGTTACCGACCGGGAAATTTTATTTTTTCCTCTTGTGGAGATTTAGGATTTAAAATCAAAATTTTTGGAAAAGCTTCACATTCCGGAATTGCTCCAGAAAAAGGAATTAATGCATTACAAGTTGCGGCAAATGCAATTAGTAAACTTCAGCTTGGAAGAATTGACGATGATTGTACGATGAATATTGGATTATTAAAAAGTGGTTCTGCCGTTAATGTAATTCCCGAATATGCAGAACTTGAAGGTGAAATCAGATCGTTTGATGTGGAAAAAGTTAAAAAACAATTTGATGACACAATTAAAATTTTTGAATCGGAATCAGTAAAACTGAATGCTAAAATTGAATATGAATATTTTTGGGATTTTAAACCTTTCACAATTTCGGAAAATTCACGCGTTTTTCAAGAAGTAAAAAATGCAATTGAAAAAGTTAATTTAACCCCAATTCCAAAAATTTCACTTGGCGGAAGCGATGCAAATTCGTTAAATGAAAGAGGAATTGATGCAATAAATTTAGGCATAGGAGCTCAAAATCCTCATTCAAATGATGAATTTATTTATATTGAAGATTTAGTTAAATCCGCAGAAATAGCACTAGAATTAATCAAAAAATAA
- a CDS encoding cyanophycinase, with the protein MKKFLFTILTLIILIIPNFAKTKGKLVIIGGVQTTEIIAKFVELAGGSDAKIIVIPNAGSEPVLNSEIQVKELIELGAKAEYLLFTRETADDDANLKKMDWANSVFFLGGDQSDLARDMLGTKLLDKVFEIHNNGGTIGGTSAGAAIMSEVMITGNELIRNDTTGIFLTIEKGNVETIRGFGFLKTVIIDQHFLKRKRHNRTIASLIEHPTLTGVAIDESTSIIVNPDSTFEVLENQVLVYDPTNSENIRQDKSGNLGISNMKLHVLISGDKFNLKSHKVIE; encoded by the coding sequence ATGAAAAAATTTTTATTTACAATCTTAACTTTAATTATTTTGATAATTCCAAACTTCGCAAAAACAAAAGGTAAATTAGTTATCATTGGAGGAGTTCAAACCACTGAAATAATAGCCAAATTTGTTGAGCTTGCTGGTGGAAGTGATGCTAAAATTATTGTAATTCCCAATGCTGGATCTGAACCGGTTTTAAATAGTGAAATTCAAGTTAAAGAATTAATAGAACTTGGTGCCAAAGCCGAGTATTTACTTTTTACCAGAGAAACTGCAGATGATGATGCAAATCTAAAAAAAATGGATTGGGCAAATTCTGTATTCTTTTTAGGCGGTGATCAAAGTGATTTAGCAAGAGATATGCTTGGCACAAAACTCTTAGATAAAGTTTTTGAAATTCATAACAATGGCGGAACAATTGGCGGAACCAGTGCCGGAGCAGCAATAATGAGCGAAGTTATGATAACCGGAAATGAATTAATTAGAAATGATACAACCGGAATTTTCCTTACAATTGAAAAAGGAAATGTTGAAACTATTCGAGGATTCGGATTTCTTAAAACAGTGATAATTGACCAGCATTTTCTAAAACGAAAAAGACATAATAGAACAATCGCATCATTAATTGAGCATCCAACTTTAACCGGCGTTGCTATTGATGAATCGACATCAATAATTGTTAATCCGGATAGCACTTTTGAAGTTTTGGAAAACCAAGTTTTAGTTTATGATCCTACAAATTCAGAAAATATCCGCCAAGATAAAAGTGGAAATCTTGGAATTTCAAATATGAAACTCCACGTTTTGATAAGCGGCGATAAATTTAATCTCAAATCTCATAAAGTAATTGAATGA